In the Gemmatimonadota bacterium genome, one interval contains:
- a CDS encoding DNA recombination protein RmuC — MMTPALGVVLVLVLVAVLLEIRRLARVAPERVAGLESKVDALSQQLGARIGESAAAAGQLTSLMQAQLQQTNQSLSALAERLGRLDEATRQVEQVGQSIHGIEKLLASPKLRGGLGEWTLERLLADVLPAEQIARQHLLPSRGVLVDVAVRAADGQLIPIDSKFPVESFRRLLEAESAGGAEIEARRREFHRAVRKRVDEIAEKYIAPEDGTLDFALMYVPSETIYYELAVRETGEEFLEHARARRVVPCSPNTLYAYLQAILLGVRGVQIAQRAREIQAALQNLGQDLRQARELFDRAAGQLRFASQNVEAAGAALSKVEARVEGVARVGAEEPAAPLPADEQLALAGPVGEGDAE; from the coding sequence GTGATGACGCCTGCGCTGGGAGTGGTCCTGGTCCTGGTGCTGGTGGCCGTGCTGCTCGAGATCCGGCGGCTGGCGCGCGTCGCGCCCGAGCGCGTGGCCGGCCTCGAGTCGAAAGTGGACGCGCTGTCGCAGCAGCTTGGCGCGCGCATCGGCGAATCGGCCGCGGCGGCGGGTCAACTGACGTCGCTGATGCAGGCGCAGCTCCAGCAGACCAACCAGTCGCTCAGCGCGCTGGCCGAGCGGCTGGGGCGGCTGGACGAGGCGACGCGCCAGGTCGAGCAGGTCGGCCAATCCATCCACGGCATCGAGAAGCTCCTCGCCTCGCCCAAGCTGCGCGGCGGACTGGGCGAGTGGACGCTCGAGCGGCTGCTCGCCGATGTGCTGCCCGCCGAGCAGATCGCGCGCCAGCACCTGCTGCCCTCGCGCGGCGTGCTGGTGGACGTCGCCGTGCGTGCGGCCGACGGCCAGCTCATCCCCATCGACAGCAAGTTCCCGGTCGAGTCCTTCCGGCGGCTGCTCGAGGCGGAGAGCGCGGGTGGCGCTGAAATCGAGGCGCGGCGCCGCGAGTTCCACCGCGCGGTGCGCAAGCGGGTGGACGAGATCGCGGAGAAGTACATTGCGCCGGAGGACGGGACGCTGGACTTCGCGCTCATGTACGTCCCCTCGGAGACGATTTACTACGAGCTGGCCGTCCGCGAGACGGGCGAGGAGTTCCTCGAGCACGCCCGCGCGAGACGGGTGGTGCCCTGCTCGCCCAACACCCTGTACGCCTACCTGCAGGCCATCCTGCTGGGCGTGCGGGGAGTGCAGATCGCGCAGCGTGCGCGCGAGATCCAGGCGGCGCTGCAGAACCTGGGGCAGGACCTGAGGCAGGCCCGGGAGCTGTTCGACCGCGCCGCGGGCCAGCTCCGCTTCGCCTCACAGAATGTGGAGGCGGCCGGTGCAGCGCTGAGCAAGGTGGAGGCGCGTGTCGAGGGCGTAGCGCGCGTCGGCGCCGAGGAGCCGGCCGCACCGCTGCCGGCCGACGAGCAGCTCGCGCTGGCTGGGCCTGTGGGGGAAGGCGACGCCGAGTAA